DNA sequence from the Flavobacterium lipolyticum genome:
CCAACGGTTTAGTATAATTAAATGATATAAACGATGAAAAAGCTATTGTTATTTTTTGTGTTATTGTTTCAAATGGTTGTAATAACAGGGTACAGTCAAAGTGCAGATCCTTCCTCTAAAAAAATTGTCGGAACCTGGTACGCCGATGCCAATCGAAATACAAGGTGGGTTTTTACGGCAGACGGAAAAGTTTTCAATTACGACAAAAATACTTTTAAAGTGATGTACCGATACACTATTTCAAACAGCTGCCAGAATAATTCAGATGATACACTCGAATTTGTAACGTTGATGGATAAGGACGGTGATGAATATTGTTTTAGAATAAACGCTATAAATGAGAACAAGAATGGCGTTTTATCGATGACGAATATGAGTAATATGGAAGCACTCTTGTTTGTTAACGACATCAACATCGTAATAACAAACTAAATTTATTTCGCATTAAACTTTTATTAACAAAAAGCAAATTGGCATTCGTTTATATTTGTAAGGAAAAAAAGAAAAATAGCACAAACAGGTATGAAAATCAATGTATTAAGAATTTTTGTTGTATTTGCTTTCTCCGTAAGCGGTTATAGTCAGAATGTGAAACTGTTAAACATCAATCAGCTGAACGAAAGAATTAAGAACGGCAAAGACAGTACTTATGTTGTTAATTTCTGGGCTACCTGGTGTGCGCCCTGCATTAAAGAACTGCCTCATTTTGAAAAGTTAAAGGCAGATTATAAATCTGATAAATTAGCGGTTTTATTGGTAAGTGTGGATTTTAAATCTAAGTTAAACTCAGCTGTAGTTCCGTTTGTGAAAAGAAAAAACCTGAAAAATGAAGTTTTTCTGTTAAACGAAAGCAATCCGCAGGAATATATAGACCGCATTGATAAAGACTGGTCGGGAAGCATTC
Encoded proteins:
- a CDS encoding TlpA disulfide reductase family protein; amino-acid sequence: MKINVLRIFVVFAFSVSGYSQNVKLLNINQLNERIKNGKDSTYVVNFWATWCAPCIKELPHFEKLKADYKSDKLAVLLVSVDFKSKLNSAVVPFVKRKNLKNEVFLLNESNPQEYIDRIDKDWSGSIPATLFIKENKRKFIESEFTYEQLLTEYKKL